In Solidesulfovibrio fructosivorans JJ], a genomic segment contains:
- a CDS encoding PAS domain S-box protein, translated as MGHRDADGPDKAPHGLGPLYVKAPVMLHSVDATGCLLAVNDRWLENLGYAREDVLGRFLGDFFTEASKVEYMRNLACFVREGRISELPYTMLSKDGRPIDILLSSVGEYDGHGRFVRSLAAIEDITMRRQAEQALAASEELFRMAFESANEGLCILSPEGRFLRANEALCEFLGYPAEELATMTAFELTHPDDRVSSARLVARAVSGEVEHFRFEKRYFHASGRVIWGRVSARLVRDAAGSPRYIISHILDVTESRRNAGKIALHTKTLEVLLRLGRMREAGLSQLGTYALSQAVALTGSADGLIALFEPARETFRLLAAHPGALSAFGMPPGAQSFDARRIEPFSTAWLSQQPVISNTPPTVPEAQSLPWRSLVVPVEGEGENRLLIVVIDKDEPYDDADVHRLILLGEGVLGHVKDRARERDLERARKQAEAASRAKSGFLANMSHEIRTPLSGIIGLTQMTLSQTPRPEVREHLELILDSSRSLLAIVNDILDFSKIEAGKMEFSPVDFDLREILDRTMKPFHFSSRQKGLRLSLRIAQELPDILHGDPDRIMQVVRNLVGNALKFTDKGEVAVEFRLLRPGDPMLVECSVRDTGIGIPEERLPELFQVFSQLESSRTKRYGGTGLGLAISRRLVEMMGGTIGVRSRPGQGSVFSFTVSLRPAQEECSEAGGSRSEAPSGGFAGLTVLLAEDNQVNRLFLKHFLSEAGCEVRLAGSGGEALAQLQNGPVDLVLMDIQMPEMDGTEATKRIRAGEAGEANKGLPVVALTAYSMKGDRERFLSAGLDDYVSKPVDVDELFMVMRRVLDRRGGLPAQLVVSDSPMDMAYYEERGKSAFAREICRMFLDESPRTEESLAVAIRTGDWQRAAEAAHTLLGMSVPLRAGGLVDRARRLQEASLAGNAAGCREAGQRVIEELEKVRAAIRDMLQ; from the coding sequence CCAAAGTCGAATATATGCGCAATCTCGCATGCTTCGTGCGCGAGGGCCGGATTTCGGAATTGCCCTATACCATGCTGTCCAAGGACGGCAGGCCCATCGACATCCTGCTGTCTTCCGTGGGCGAATACGATGGGCACGGGCGGTTCGTGAGGTCCCTGGCGGCGATCGAGGACATCACCATGCGGCGCCAGGCCGAGCAGGCCTTGGCCGCGAGCGAGGAGCTCTTCCGCATGGCTTTCGAGAGCGCCAACGAAGGCCTTTGCATTCTTTCGCCCGAGGGCAGGTTTTTACGGGCCAACGAGGCCCTGTGCGAGTTTCTGGGCTATCCGGCCGAGGAACTGGCCACCATGACGGCTTTCGAACTGACGCATCCGGACGATCGCGTCAGCAGCGCGCGCCTCGTGGCCAGGGCCGTTTCCGGTGAAGTGGAGCATTTTCGTTTCGAGAAACGGTATTTCCACGCCTCGGGCCGCGTGATCTGGGGACGCGTTTCGGCCCGCCTGGTGCGCGACGCCGCCGGCTCGCCGCGCTACATCATTTCCCATATCCTGGACGTGACCGAATCCCGGCGCAACGCCGGGAAGATCGCCCTGCACACCAAAACCCTCGAAGTCCTGCTGCGCCTTGGCCGCATGCGCGAAGCCGGATTGTCCCAGCTTGGGACCTATGCGCTGTCCCAGGCCGTGGCTCTGACCGGCAGCGCCGACGGGCTGATCGCCCTTTTCGAGCCGGCGCGGGAGACGTTTCGACTGCTGGCGGCCCATCCCGGCGCATTGTCAGCCTTCGGCATGCCGCCGGGAGCCCAGTCCTTCGACGCGCGCCGCATCGAACCGTTTTCCACCGCCTGGCTGTCGCAGCAGCCCGTGATATCCAACACGCCGCCGACGGTGCCGGAAGCCCAGAGCCTGCCCTGGCGTTCCCTGGTCGTGCCGGTGGAGGGCGAGGGCGAAAACAGGCTGCTCATCGTGGTCATCGACAAGGACGAACCGTACGACGACGCCGACGTGCATCGCCTGATCCTGCTTGGCGAGGGGGTGCTCGGGCACGTCAAGGACCGGGCCCGGGAGCGCGACCTGGAGCGGGCCAGGAAGCAGGCCGAGGCCGCCAGCCGGGCGAAAAGCGGCTTTCTGGCCAACATGAGCCACGAGATCCGCACGCCTTTGTCGGGCATCATCGGCCTGACCCAGATGACGCTGAGCCAAACACCCCGGCCCGAGGTGCGCGAACACCTGGAGCTCATTCTCGACTCCTCGCGGTCCTTGCTCGCCATCGTCAACGACATCCTGGATTTCTCCAAGATCGAAGCCGGCAAGATGGAATTTTCGCCGGTGGATTTCGACCTGCGCGAGATCCTCGACCGGACCATGAAGCCGTTCCATTTCTCGTCGCGGCAAAAGGGGCTGCGCCTCTCTTTGCGCATCGCCCAGGAATTGCCGGACATCCTGCACGGCGATCCCGACCGGATCATGCAGGTGGTGCGCAACCTCGTCGGCAATGCGCTCAAGTTCACGGACAAGGGCGAAGTGGCGGTGGAATTCCGGTTGTTGCGGCCCGGGGACCCCATGCTGGTCGAGTGTTCGGTTCGCGACACCGGCATCGGCATCCCGGAGGAGCGGCTGCCCGAACTTTTCCAGGTTTTTTCGCAGCTGGAGTCGTCGCGGACCAAGCGCTACGGCGGCACGGGACTGGGACTCGCCATCAGCCGGCGGCTGGTGGAGATGATGGGCGGCACCATCGGGGTGCGCAGCCGTCCGGGGCAGGGAAGTGTTTTTTCCTTCACCGTTTCCCTGCGGCCGGCCCAGGAAGAATGCTCCGAGGCAGGTGGATCGCGGTCCGAAGCTCCAAGCGGCGGCTTTGCCGGACTGACGGTGCTTCTGGCCGAGGACAACCAGGTCAACCGGCTTTTTCTCAAGCATTTCTTGAGTGAAGCTGGTTGCGAGGTGCGGCTTGCCGGGTCGGGCGGGGAGGCGCTGGCCCAGTTGCAAAACGGTCCGGTCGATCTGGTGCTCATGGATATTCAGATGCCGGAGATGGACGGCACCGAGGCCACGAAGCGCATCCGGGCCGGGGAGGCGGGGGAGGCGAACAAGGGGCTGCCGGTGGTGGCGCTCACCGCCTACAGCATGAAAGGGGATCGGGAGCGGTTTCTTTCGGCCGGGCTCGACGATTACGTGTCCAAGCCGGTGGATGTGGACGAACTCTTTATGGTCATGCGTCGGGTGCTGGACCGGCGGGGGGGATTGCCAGCCCAACTCGTCGTCTCGGACTCGCCCATGGACATGGCCTACTACGAGGAGCGGGGCAAAAGCGCTTTTGCCCGGGAAATCTGCCGCATGTTTCTCGACGAGAGCCCGCGCACGGAGGAGTCGCTAGCCGTGGCGATCCGGACCGGGGATTGGCAGCGGGCCGCGGAGGCCGCCCACACCCTGCTCGGCATGTCCGTGCCCCTGCGGGCCGGCGGGCTGGTCGACCGGGCCCGGCGGTTGCAGGAAGCGAGCCTGGCCGGCAATGCCGCCGGCTGCCGCGAGGCCGGACAGCGCGTCATCGAGGAACTGGAAAAGGTGCGCGCCGCCATCCGTGACATGTTGCAGTGA
- a CDS encoding WD40 repeat domain-containing protein gives MSFMPDNELPGLHRADFGAYVAACAVSPDETVAAFALGDGRLALAAVATGGTTFAAAHSGGASCLAATPFGFVTGGDDGRIALTDLSGGTRELAAFPGQWIEHVAASRDGRVLAAACGKQVVLFDPETLAPSLLPPLPSAIGGLAVSPDGRTLAASHYDGVTVYAPPRPDCPGNTFDGPGSNLAVVFSRDGAKMACATQDKSVRVYDLDRAAGYLLEGYPAKVRCLEFSLEGDMLWTGGEQAFVAWPVDAAVDPAAREATVFGAFEHGLLGSLAVHPVLPLVAGGFDGGVVFLGSPERKVAAPLFAIANRRVTCIAWSPDGRRLVGAGDDGAAFYMDMAG, from the coding sequence CAACGAACTGCCGGGACTGCACCGGGCCGACTTCGGGGCCTATGTCGCGGCCTGCGCCGTCAGCCCCGACGAGACCGTGGCCGCTTTCGCCCTGGGCGACGGCAGGCTGGCCCTTGCCGCCGTGGCTACGGGTGGGACGACCTTTGCCGCGGCCCATTCCGGCGGAGCCTCCTGCCTTGCCGCAACGCCGTTTGGGTTCGTGACCGGCGGCGACGACGGACGGATCGCCCTGACCGACCTCTCCGGCGGCACGCGGGAGCTGGCCGCTTTTCCAGGGCAGTGGATCGAGCACGTGGCCGCCAGCCGCGACGGCCGCGTCCTGGCCGCCGCCTGCGGCAAACAGGTCGTGCTCTTCGATCCCGAGACCCTGGCCCCTTCCCTGTTGCCGCCGCTGCCGAGCGCCATCGGCGGGCTGGCTGTCAGCCCCGACGGTCGCACCCTGGCCGCAAGCCACTACGACGGCGTCACGGTCTACGCCCCACCCCGCCCGGATTGCCCAGGCAACACCTTCGACGGCCCGGGCTCGAACCTGGCCGTGGTCTTTTCCCGGGACGGAGCCAAGATGGCCTGCGCCACCCAGGACAAAAGCGTGCGCGTCTACGACCTGGACCGGGCGGCGGGCTACCTGCTGGAAGGCTACCCGGCCAAGGTGCGCTGTCTGGAATTTTCCTTGGAGGGAGACATGCTCTGGACCGGCGGCGAGCAGGCGTTCGTCGCCTGGCCGGTGGATGCGGCCGTAGACCCGGCTGCCAGGGAAGCCACCGTGTTCGGGGCCTTCGAGCACGGACTCCTGGGCAGCCTGGCTGTGCATCCCGTGCTGCCGCTTGTGGCCGGCGGGTTCGACGGCGGGGTGGTTTTTCTCGGCAGCCCCGAACGCAAAGTCGCCGCGCCGCTCTTCGCCATCGCCAACCGCCGGGTCACCTGCATCGCCTGGTCACCCGACGGCCGGCGGCTCGTCGGCGCCGGGGACGACGGGGCGGCATTTTATATGGATATGGCGGGGTAG